The proteins below come from a single Streptococcus porcinus genomic window:
- a CDS encoding Asp23/Gls24 family envelope stress response protein, with translation MTAKDIKSTLTYDDKVIEKIVGHALENVDGLLAVSGGFFSNLKNNVMNSDSVTDGVNVEVGTEEVAVDLNIIVEYGKDIPKIVEQIKAIVSQNVDVMTHLNVVEVNVNVVDIRTKEEQKAAEVTVQDRVESAASSTSEYVNSKTNQVKEAISNNTNTEKTVN, from the coding sequence ATGACTGCTAAAGATATCAAAAGTACATTAACTTATGATGATAAAGTGATTGAAAAAATTGTTGGCCATGCCCTTGAAAATGTAGACGGGCTTTTGGCTGTCAGCGGAGGATTTTTCTCAAATCTTAAAAATAACGTTATGAACAGTGATTCAGTAACCGATGGAGTAAATGTAGAAGTTGGTACTGAGGAAGTTGCGGTTGACCTTAATATTATTGTCGAGTATGGCAAAGATATTCCAAAAATTGTTGAACAAATAAAAGCAATTGTGTCTCAAAATGTTGACGTTATGACTCACCTTAACGTTGTGGAGGTTAATGTCAATGTTGTTGATATTAGAACTAAGGAAGAACAAAAAGCTGCAGAAGTAACAGTTCAGGATCGTGTTGAAAGTGCTGCAAGTTCTACGTCAGAATATGTAAATTCAAAGACAAATCAAGTCAAAGAAGCCATTTCTAATAATACTAATACTGAGAAAACAGTTAACTAG
- the amaP gene encoding alkaline shock response membrane anchor protein AmaP codes for MAKILKIFYSLFGLILLSIFIMVMGVTQGYLDMPSSYDWFGWDLDRVPGFLDPGLYYYFYWVAVALAALTIIGILVVIFYPRTYTEVRLSKNQGSLLLKKSAIESYVRTAIQNAGLMTKPNVTATLYKRKFKIDVTGRLDSRVAVSDQIRGIKEGIDTGFKEFFGIDKPVNLKVYVKDIAQTEKKYGKGSRVE; via the coding sequence ATGGCAAAGATACTAAAAATATTTTATAGTTTGTTTGGTCTTATCCTCCTATCCATCTTTATTATGGTAATGGGAGTTACTCAGGGTTATCTAGATATGCCTTCAAGTTATGACTGGTTTGGCTGGGATTTAGACAGGGTTCCTGGCTTCCTTGATCCTGGATTGTATTACTATTTTTACTGGGTAGCTGTTGCTTTAGCAGCTTTAACCATCATAGGGATTTTAGTAGTTATATTTTACCCACGTACTTATACAGAGGTACGTCTTAGTAAAAATCAAGGATCCTTGCTTCTTAAAAAGTCAGCAATCGAGTCTTATGTCCGCACCGCGATTCAAAATGCCGGTTTAATGACGAAACCAAATGTCACAGCAACTCTCTATAAGCGGAAATTTAAAATTGATGTTACGGGTCGTTTAGACTCACGGGTAGCTGTTAGTGACCAAATCCGTGGAATAAAAGAAGGTATTGATACTGGTTTTAAAGAATTTTTCGGAATTGATAAACCTGTCAACCTAAAAGTTTATGTAAAAGATATTGCTCAAACTGAAAAAAAATACGGTAAAGGTAGCCGTGTAGAATAG
- a CDS encoding TetR/AcrR family transcriptional regulator: MSKRQTETLNFLREALIALLAEKDFETISVSDLTKRAGINRGTFYLHFRDKYEMINYFKDEYFNKLFQVLDAPEIATNTRELLIETLTVLAKQFDFIAAISQSQSLHVKEILKDFIYKVLLTLEDHQKIVRQQYGGIPFEYALEVYLASIESIISYWIKTGGQQSAEELTDIILKTVGI; encoded by the coding sequence ATGAGTAAAAGACAAACTGAAACCCTAAACTTTTTAAGAGAGGCTCTGATTGCTTTACTAGCTGAAAAAGATTTTGAAACTATTTCGGTATCAGACTTAACCAAAAGAGCAGGTATTAACCGCGGAACTTTCTATTTACATTTCCGAGATAAATATGAGATGATTAACTACTTCAAAGATGAATATTTTAATAAGCTTTTTCAGGTTTTAGATGCCCCTGAAATTGCGACTAATACTAGAGAGTTACTAATTGAAACCTTAACCGTATTGGCCAAACAATTTGATTTTATTGCAGCCATTTCACAGTCACAGAGCTTACATGTCAAAGAGATTCTCAAAGATTTTATCTATAAAGTGCTCTTAACTTTAGAAGATCACCAAAAAATTGTCAGACAACAATATGGCGGTATTCCCTTTGAATACGCCTTGGAGGTTTACTTAGCTAGTATTGAAAGCATCATTTCTTATTGGATTAAAACCGGCGGTCAGCAATCGGCCGAAGAACTAACGGATATTATTCTGAAAACTGTTGGCATATAA
- a CDS encoding CsbD family protein: MSDEKLKAKMEQVTGSVKESLGKLSGDKSLETEGKVNKTTGKVDEVTADTKDALDGLAKGLKDKTKE; this comes from the coding sequence ATGTCAGATGAAAAATTGAAAGCAAAAATGGAACAAGTTACTGGCTCTGTTAAGGAGTCTTTAGGTAAACTTTCTGGGGACAAATCATTGGAAACAGAAGGTAAAGTCAACAAAACAACTGGTAAGGTTGATGAAGTTACTGCTGATACAAAGGATGCGCTTGATGGCCTAGCAAAAGGTCTTAAAGATAAGACTAAAGAGTAG
- a CDS encoding ABC transporter ATP-binding protein: MAYIEMIESSKVYRMGDNIIKANDKVSFEIEKGELVVFLGASGAGKSTVLNILGGMDTNDSGHVIIDGQDISRYSTKELTRYRRRDIGFVFQFYNLVPNLTAKENVELAVEIVDDALDPSYVLSEVGLDKRMDHFPSQLSGGEQQRVSIARAIAKKPKLLLCDEPTGALDYKTGKQILQLLQDMVQTKGATVIIVTHNSALADIADRVIYMHDAQVIKTVLNRNPLSIDDIDY, from the coding sequence GTGGCTTACATTGAAATGATTGAATCGAGTAAAGTTTACCGAATGGGAGACAACATCATAAAAGCAAATGATAAGGTGAGTTTTGAGATTGAAAAAGGAGAGTTAGTTGTCTTTCTTGGAGCTTCTGGAGCAGGAAAATCTACTGTTTTGAACATCTTGGGAGGAATGGATACAAATGATTCTGGTCACGTTATCATTGATGGTCAAGATATTTCGCGGTACTCTACTAAAGAGCTAACCCGTTATCGCCGGAGAGATATTGGTTTTGTTTTTCAATTTTATAATTTAGTTCCAAATTTAACAGCAAAAGAAAATGTTGAGCTGGCCGTTGAAATTGTTGATGATGCGCTTGATCCCAGTTATGTTCTTTCTGAAGTCGGTCTAGACAAACGAATGGATCATTTTCCCAGTCAGTTATCCGGCGGTGAGCAACAACGTGTCTCTATTGCGCGTGCGATTGCAAAAAAACCGAAGTTGCTACTTTGCGATGAACCAACAGGTGCTTTAGATTATAAAACTGGTAAACAGATATTGCAATTGCTTCAAGATATGGTTCAGACAAAGGGGGCAACCGTCATTATTGTGACTCACAACTCAGCTTTAGCTGATATAGCTGATCGTGTTATTTATATGCATGATGCCCAGGTCATTAAGACAGTACTTAACAGGAACCCTCTATCCATTGATGACATTGATTATTAG
- the tpx gene encoding thiol peroxidase has protein sequence MTTFIGKPVTLAGQQFQVGQIAPDFTLLSTGLEKKSLSDFKGKKVISVVPSIDTGICSTQTRTFNKELASLEDTYVITISVDLPFAQARWCGAEGLDQAIMLSDYYDYSFGKSYGLLMEEWHLLARAVLVLDADNKIVYTQYLENVNSEPDYISAITALKAIQ, from the coding sequence ATGACAACCTTTATCGGGAAACCCGTAACCTTAGCTGGGCAACAATTTCAAGTAGGTCAAATAGCGCCAGATTTCACCTTATTATCTACGGGTTTAGAGAAAAAATCGTTATCGGATTTTAAGGGTAAAAAAGTTATTAGTGTGGTTCCATCAATTGATACGGGTATTTGTTCAACTCAGACGCGTACTTTTAATAAGGAGTTAGCTAGCTTGGAAGATACCTATGTGATAACAATTTCTGTTGACTTACCATTTGCACAGGCGCGTTGGTGTGGGGCAGAAGGACTTGATCAGGCAATCATGTTATCCGACTATTATGACTATTCGTTTGGTAAGTCTTATGGCTTATTAATGGAGGAATGGCATTTGCTTGCTCGTGCGGTCCTTGTACTAGATGCTGATAATAAAATTGTTTATACACAATATTTAGAAAACGTGAACTCTGAACCAGATTATATTTCAGCAATTACCGCTCTAAAAGCAATTCAATAA
- the pcrA gene encoding DNA helicase PcrA has product MNPLLNGMNDKQVEAVQTTEGPLLIMAGAGSGKTRVLTHRIAYLIDEKCVNPWNILAITFTNKAAHEMRERALALNPATQDTLIATFHSMCVRILRREADHIGYNRNFTIVDPGEQRTLMKRILKSLNIDSKKWSERSILGTISNAKNDLLDEKAYEAQASDIYTQIVARSYKAYQEELRRSESMDFDDLIMMTLRLFDQNPEVLAYYQQRYQYIHVDEYQDTNHAQYQLVKLLASRFQNICVVGDADQSIYGWRGADMQNILDFEKDYPQARVVLLEENYRSTKTILQAANDVIKNNQNRRDKKLWTQNSSGEPIVYYRANDERDEAVFIASTVSSMCMEMGKSFKDFAVLYRTNAQSRTIEEAFLKSNIPYTMVGGTKFYSRKEIRDLISYLNIVANPSDNISFERIVNEPKRGVGPGTLEKLRLFAYDQEMSLLEASSHLFLSPLKGKAAQAIMDLASLLSDLRNHLDQLTVTELAQEILDKSGYLQALTIQNTLESQARIENIEEFLSVTKNFDEASATLKESGLDRLGRFLNDLALIADTDDSKHDVAEVTLMTLHAAKGLEFPIVFLIGMEEGVFPLSRSLEEQSELEEERRLAYVGITRAEEILFLTNANTRTLFGKTNYNRPTRFLHEISDELLTYKGLARPTSSSFGVKMTHQNQTQFAQGMSLSQAIQGRKLQAQPHAINSVDLPFGRNNQSSEVHWEIGDIAQHRKWGKGTVLEVSGSGKTVELKIKFPEVGLKKLLASVAPIEKVK; this is encoded by the coding sequence ATGAATCCCTTATTAAATGGAATGAATGATAAACAAGTGGAAGCAGTTCAAACAACAGAAGGACCGCTTTTAATTATGGCTGGCGCAGGTTCTGGAAAAACGAGGGTCTTAACCCATCGAATTGCTTATTTAATTGATGAAAAATGTGTCAATCCTTGGAATATTTTAGCTATTACTTTTACCAATAAAGCGGCACACGAAATGCGAGAAAGAGCGCTAGCTTTAAACCCTGCAACACAAGACACCCTGATTGCTACGTTTCACTCAATGTGCGTCAGGATTTTAAGGCGAGAAGCTGATCATATAGGCTACAATCGGAATTTTACGATTGTTGATCCTGGCGAGCAGCGAACTTTAATGAAACGTATTTTAAAATCTTTAAACATTGATTCTAAAAAATGGAGTGAACGGTCAATCTTAGGTACCATTTCAAATGCCAAAAATGACTTGCTAGATGAAAAGGCATATGAAGCCCAAGCCTCTGATATCTATACTCAAATTGTTGCGCGTTCTTATAAAGCTTATCAGGAAGAGCTACGACGTAGTGAATCCATGGATTTTGATGATTTAATCATGATGACTTTAAGGCTTTTTGATCAAAATCCAGAAGTCTTAGCTTATTACCAGCAACGTTATCAGTATATCCACGTCGATGAATATCAGGATACCAACCATGCCCAGTATCAGTTGGTAAAATTGCTAGCCTCACGTTTCCAAAATATCTGTGTGGTTGGTGATGCTGATCAGTCTATCTACGGGTGGCGGGGTGCTGATATGCAGAATATACTGGATTTTGAAAAAGATTATCCCCAAGCAAGAGTTGTTTTATTAGAAGAAAACTACCGTTCAACAAAGACAATCTTGCAAGCTGCTAATGACGTTATCAAGAATAATCAAAATAGACGTGATAAAAAGCTATGGACACAAAATAGCAGTGGTGAACCAATTGTATACTACAGAGCAAATGACGAAAGAGATGAAGCGGTTTTTATTGCGTCGACGGTCTCAAGTATGTGCATGGAAATGGGGAAAAGCTTTAAAGATTTTGCCGTTTTATATCGGACAAATGCGCAGTCTCGGACAATAGAAGAAGCCTTTCTCAAATCAAATATCCCTTATACAATGGTGGGAGGAACAAAATTCTACAGCCGAAAGGAAATCCGTGATTTGATTTCCTATTTAAATATTGTGGCCAACCCATCTGATAATATTTCTTTTGAAAGGATTGTCAACGAGCCTAAACGTGGTGTAGGACCTGGTACACTTGAGAAATTGAGGCTATTTGCCTATGATCAGGAAATGTCATTATTAGAAGCATCTAGTCATTTATTCCTCTCTCCTTTGAAAGGTAAAGCAGCTCAAGCTATTATGGATTTAGCAAGTCTTCTAAGTGATCTGCGCAATCACTTAGACCAATTAACAGTTACTGAATTGGCACAAGAAATACTTGATAAATCAGGTTATTTGCAGGCTCTAACGATTCAAAATACTTTGGAAAGTCAAGCGCGGATTGAGAATATTGAAGAATTCTTATCTGTTACTAAAAACTTTGATGAGGCAAGTGCAACTTTAAAAGAAAGTGGACTTGATAGATTGGGTAGGTTCCTAAACGACCTTGCTTTAATAGCTGACACTGATGACTCTAAGCACGATGTAGCTGAAGTGACTTTGATGACTTTGCATGCGGCTAAAGGTTTAGAATTTCCAATAGTATTTTTAATTGGGATGGAAGAGGGGGTATTTCCTTTATCACGATCTCTTGAAGAGCAGAGTGAATTAGAAGAAGAAAGACGATTAGCTTATGTAGGTATAACTAGGGCTGAGGAGATTCTTTTTTTGACTAATGCTAATACACGTACTTTATTTGGTAAAACCAACTACAATCGACCAACTCGTTTTTTACACGAAATTTCAGATGAATTGCTTACTTACAAGGGCTTAGCACGCCCAACGAGCAGTTCTTTCGGGGTGAAAATGACCCATCAAAATCAGACACAATTTGCCCAAGGAATGAGTTTATCCCAGGCTATTCAAGGGCGTAAGTTGCAAGCTCAACCTCATGCTATTAACTCGGTGGATTTGCCTTTTGGCAGAAATAACCAAAGTAGCGAAGTGCATTGGGAAATTGGTGACATTGCTCAGCACAGAAAATGGGGGAAAGGAACAGTTCTGGAGGTATCTGGAAGTGGCAAGACTGTGGAATTAAAAATTAAATTTCCAGAAGTTGGTCTGAAAAAGTTACTGGCCAGCGTAGCTCCTATTGAAAAAGTTAAATAA
- a CDS encoding Asp23/Gls24 family envelope stress response protein, whose product MTDTFIKNTQVADAPTIRGELTYENKVIEKIVGLAVTHIDGLLAVNGGYLANIKNKLVNTDTAREGVSVEVGKKQVAVDLDIIAEYQKHVPTIFDEIKKTIETEVKKMTDLDVIEVNVNVVDIKTKAQHEADTVSLQDKVAEAAHATSEFTSKQVGNVKSTVNDNMQTEPRVK is encoded by the coding sequence ATGACTGACACATTTATCAAAAATACTCAAGTAGCTGACGCACCAACTATTCGTGGTGAATTAACTTACGAAAATAAAGTAATTGAAAAAATTGTTGGTTTAGCAGTAACTCATATTGATGGTTTATTGGCTGTTAATGGTGGTTATCTCGCGAATATCAAAAATAAATTAGTTAACACTGATACAGCCCGTGAAGGTGTTTCGGTTGAAGTGGGTAAAAAGCAAGTAGCTGTTGATTTAGATATTATTGCTGAATATCAAAAACACGTACCAACTATTTTTGATGAAATTAAGAAAACCATTGAAACTGAAGTTAAGAAGATGACTGATTTAGATGTTATTGAAGTTAATGTTAACGTTGTCGATATTAAAACTAAAGCTCAACACGAAGCGGATACTGTTAGCCTTCAAGATAAAGTGGCAGAGGCAGCGCACGCAACAAGTGAATTCACTAGTAAACAAGTTGGCAATGTAAAATCTACAGTTAATGATAATATGCAAACTGAACCTCGCGTGAAATAG
- a CDS encoding GlsB/YeaQ/YmgE family stress response membrane protein, translating to MGLIWTLIVGGLIGLIAGALTKRGGSMGWIANIVAGLVGAWVGQALLGTWGPSLAGMALIPSIIGAVIVVIVTSFVLSKLN from the coding sequence ATGGGACTTATTTGGACATTAATCGTTGGGGGTCTTATTGGTCTAATTGCTGGAGCACTTACAAAACGTGGTGGCTCAATGGGCTGGATTGCAAATATCGTAGCAGGTCTTGTTGGTGCATGGGTTGGTCAAGCTCTATTAGGAACATGGGGACCATCTCTCGCAGGTATGGCGTTAATTCCGTCAATTATAGGTGCAGTTATTGTAGTTATTGTAACTTCTTTTGTACTAAGTAAACTTAATTAA
- a CDS encoding GlsB/YeaQ/YmgE family stress response membrane protein, producing MGIIWTLLVGALIGLIAGALTKGGSMGWIANILAGLIGSWLGQTLLGTWGPSLAGMALIPSIIGAVIVVIIASFILRKVN from the coding sequence ATGGGTATTATTTGGACATTATTAGTTGGGGCCTTGATTGGTTTGATCGCTGGAGCACTTACAAAGGGTGGCTCAATGGGCTGGATTGCTAATATCTTAGCTGGTCTTATAGGCTCTTGGTTAGGCCAAACTTTATTAGGAACATGGGGACCATCCCTCGCAGGTATGGCATTAATTCCATCAATTATAGGTGCTGTGATTGTTGTCATAATTGCTTCATTCATCCTAAGAAAAGTTAATTAA
- a CDS encoding DUF2273 domain-containing protein has translation MEFFEKYKYPIVGGVIGLILAILLMTFGFFKTLLALIFIVLGVYGGLFVKRTGIFDQFIGRR, from the coding sequence ATGGAGTTTTTTGAAAAATATAAATATCCTATTGTTGGTGGGGTCATTGGCTTAATACTTGCTATTTTACTAATGACTTTTGGCTTCTTTAAAACCCTCCTAGCTCTCATTTTTATTGTGTTGGGTGTCTATGGTGGTTTATTCGTAAAGAGAACAGGCATTTTTGACCAATTTATCGGCCGTCGATGA
- a CDS encoding TrkA C-terminal domain-containing protein — protein sequence MTTASKNEVTTSKYQKIAISVAQRIASGEYEVGEKLKSRTTIASTFNVSPETARKGLNILADLKILTLKHGSGAIVLSKEKAIEFINQYESTHSIAVIKEKIRENIKKQNDELNDLSLLVNDFLMQSQNISKQFPLAPYEIIVNKDTVHFGKSIGVLNLWHQTGATVVAIEHEGKFLISPGPYAVIEKGDHIYFVGDEAAYSRMKNYFNLSMGL from the coding sequence ATGACTACAGCTAGTAAAAATGAAGTAACAACTTCAAAATACCAAAAGATTGCTATCTCTGTTGCTCAGAGAATAGCAAGTGGGGAATATGAAGTTGGAGAAAAGTTAAAATCACGGACAACAATAGCATCAACTTTTAACGTATCACCTGAAACTGCAAGAAAAGGCCTTAATATTTTAGCTGATTTAAAAATATTAACCCTCAAGCATGGTAGCGGTGCTATTGTTTTATCTAAAGAAAAGGCTATAGAATTTATTAACCAATACGAGTCAACACACTCTATAGCTGTGATTAAAGAAAAGATTCGGGAAAATATCAAGAAACAAAATGATGAATTAAATGATTTATCTCTACTCGTCAATGATTTCTTAATGCAAAGTCAAAATATTAGTAAGCAATTTCCCTTGGCCCCTTATGAAATTATTGTCAATAAAGATACAGTTCATTTTGGAAAGTCAATTGGTGTGTTAAATTTATGGCATCAAACAGGAGCAACCGTTGTTGCTATTGAACATGAAGGGAAGTTCCTCATTTCTCCCGGGCCATATGCTGTTATTGAAAAAGGAGATCATATCTACTTCGTTGGAGATGAAGCAGCTTATTCTAGAATGAAAAATTATTTTAATTTATCAATGGGACTTTAA
- a CDS encoding GlsB/YeaQ/YmgE family stress response membrane protein, with translation MGLIWTLIVGGLIGLIAGALTKEGSSMGWIANIVAGLIGSWLGQALLGTWGPSLAGMALIPSIIGAVIVVIVTSFMLRKVG, from the coding sequence ATGGGACTTATTTGGACATTAATCGTTGGAGGCCTTATTGGTCTAATCGCCGGAGCACTTACAAAAGAAGGTAGCTCAATGGGCTGGATCGCAAATATTGTTGCAGGTCTTATTGGCTCTTGGTTGGGTCAAGCTCTACTAGGAACATGGGGACCCTCCCTTGCAGGTATGGCGTTAATTCCGTCAATTATAGGTGCAGTTATTGTAGTTATTGTAACTTCATTTATGCTACGTAAAGTTGGTTAA
- a CDS encoding ABC transporter permease, whose amino-acid sequence MNKTLWKELCRSIWSTKARFISLFLLMALGSFALIGLKVTSPDLSRTANHFIDKNKMMDLSLVTSYGFSAEDIQDLKSIPDADYELGHLLDAEIIETPKSIRLFSIPKKISKISIIKGRLPQKESEIAISSWQSKNYRLGQTIEVKPAKKKLIKVNKLKIVGFVNSSDIWSKQNLGSSQAGDGNLALYGFLSSSNFEMENNIARITFKSLKGSDAFSKDYKLKLQEKEKTVDRLFTDNAEKRLLSLKEESLKKISVSEEQVDKAKKEIAIKEKSLQLLPQVDQVEVAMNELHTAQAKLEEEDKQIIEAKKRINQLVKPSYTVYNRETIPGGDGYNIYDTSMTSISQVGNIFPVVLYLVAALVTFTTMTRFVDEERTNSGLYLALGYKKKAILVKFLSYGFLASFFGTSLGILGGTYFLSSMIAEIITKPLVIGRVQMDFYMTYTFLAYFLASLSALLPVYIIVRRELFQKPAQLLLPKPPSKGAQIFLEKVPFIWQRLSFTYKVMVRNIFRYKLRMSMTIFGVAGSVALLFSGLGIQSSLSKVIDHQFGVLTPYHIMVIGKANQEGVDDKLSQSLLMDKEIREKERIAVSSTKLVIKGQSSKRAVSLIATSDSNLLPLINLRDSKTQKTLELSKEGVILSKKLASFYQVIPGHSLTLKTDTNQTYKVKVVAIADMNVGHYIFMSQTYQKKKFGQTEFHPGYLLRLNKGDASFVKAYAKKLLNRSTVQAVAQNTLVIETVKSVVTSLRDVMTLLVVLSLMLALIILYNLTAINIAERLRELSTVKVLGFYDYEVTLYIYRETVILSIIGIILGLVAGKYLHQLLMSLMGSSTMSFGYQVDSYVYFVPVIAISLIVMLLGIMVSYQLQRLAMLDALKSVD is encoded by the coding sequence ATGAATAAAACTTTATGGAAAGAGCTTTGTCGCTCCATTTGGTCAACCAAAGCTCGTTTTATTTCACTATTTTTATTAATGGCTTTAGGCTCTTTTGCCTTGATTGGTCTCAAAGTAACCAGTCCGGACCTATCTAGGACAGCTAACCATTTTATTGATAAAAACAAGATGATGGACCTGAGTTTAGTCACCTCCTATGGATTTTCTGCTGAGGATATACAAGATTTAAAGAGTATTCCGGACGCGGATTATGAATTGGGGCACCTTTTAGATGCAGAAATAATAGAGACGCCAAAATCTATTCGACTTTTTTCAATACCTAAAAAGATTTCTAAGATATCCATTATCAAAGGAAGATTACCGCAAAAAGAGTCTGAAATTGCGATTTCAAGTTGGCAGAGCAAAAATTATCGCCTTGGACAGACAATAGAAGTGAAGCCTGCTAAAAAGAAACTAATAAAGGTTAACAAATTAAAGATTGTTGGTTTTGTTAATTCATCAGATATATGGTCTAAGCAAAATTTAGGAAGTTCACAGGCTGGGGACGGTAATTTAGCTCTATATGGCTTTCTAAGCTCTTCTAATTTCGAAATGGAGAATAACATTGCTAGGATAACTTTTAAAAGTCTAAAAGGCTCTGATGCCTTCTCCAAAGATTATAAATTAAAACTACAAGAAAAAGAAAAAACGGTCGATCGTCTCTTTACTGATAATGCAGAGAAAAGACTTTTATCCCTGAAAGAAGAGTCTTTAAAGAAAATAAGCGTTTCTGAAGAACAAGTGGACAAGGCTAAAAAAGAAATAGCTATTAAAGAAAAATCCTTGCAATTACTACCACAAGTAGATCAAGTTGAGGTCGCCATGAATGAGCTACACACAGCTCAGGCTAAGCTGGAAGAAGAAGATAAACAGATTATAGAAGCCAAAAAACGCATTAATCAATTAGTTAAGCCTAGCTATACTGTCTATAATAGGGAAACAATACCAGGCGGTGATGGCTATAACATTTATGATACTTCAATGACTAGTATTTCACAGGTAGGTAATATTTTTCCCGTTGTTCTCTACCTAGTAGCTGCCTTAGTGACCTTTACTACGATGACACGCTTTGTGGACGAGGAAAGAACTAACTCGGGACTTTATTTAGCCCTGGGCTATAAGAAGAAAGCTATTCTGGTTAAGTTCCTTAGCTATGGTTTTTTAGCAAGTTTTTTTGGAACTAGTCTAGGGATCTTAGGTGGAACTTATTTCTTGTCAAGTATGATTGCAGAGATTATTACCAAACCATTGGTGATTGGACGAGTCCAAATGGATTTCTATATGACGTATACCTTTTTAGCCTATTTCTTAGCGTCCTTATCTGCTTTACTGCCAGTTTATATTATTGTTCGTCGTGAACTTTTCCAAAAACCTGCTCAGCTTTTGTTACCAAAGCCCCCAAGTAAGGGAGCTCAAATCTTTCTAGAGAAAGTACCTTTTATTTGGCAACGACTGTCTTTTACCTACAAGGTAATGGTTAGAAATATTTTTCGCTATAAACTTAGGATGTCGATGACTATCTTCGGCGTTGCTGGTTCTGTAGCTCTCTTATTTTCAGGTCTAGGGATTCAGTCCTCCTTATCAAAAGTGATTGATCATCAGTTTGGAGTGCTGACGCCCTATCATATTATGGTGATTGGCAAAGCTAATCAAGAAGGAGTAGATGATAAACTAAGCCAGTCTCTATTGATGGATAAGGAAATCAGAGAAAAAGAAAGGATTGCTGTGTCTAGCACCAAACTTGTTATAAAAGGTCAAAGTAGCAAAAGGGCAGTTAGTTTAATAGCTACCTCTGATTCAAACTTGTTACCTCTTATTAATTTGCGTGATAGTAAAACGCAGAAAACTTTGGAACTTTCTAAAGAGGGAGTTATCTTGTCAAAAAAATTGGCTTCTTTTTATCAGGTTATTCCTGGACATAGTCTAACTTTGAAAACTGACACAAATCAGACTTATAAAGTTAAAGTAGTCGCAATAGCCGATATGAACGTAGGTCACTATATCTTTATGTCACAAACTTATCAGAAAAAAAAGTTTGGTCAGACAGAGTTTCACCCTGGCTATCTGCTTAGATTGAATAAAGGCGACGCCTCGTTTGTAAAAGCATACGCTAAAAAATTATTAAATAGATCAACTGTTCAAGCTGTAGCACAAAATACCCTTGTCATAGAAACGGTGAAGTCTGTCGTTACTTCCCTAAGAGATGTTATGACATTATTGGTTGTCCTATCACTCATGTTGGCATTGATTATTTTATACAATTTAACGGCCATTAACATTGCTGAGCGGTTAAGAGAACTATCCACGGTAAAAGTCTTAGGTTTTTATGATTATGAAGTGACCTTATACATTTACAGAGAAACGGTAATCTTGAGTATCATTGGTATCATCTTGGGTCTAGTTGCTGGTAAGTATTTGCACCAACTATTAATGAGTCTTATGGGATCATCTACTATGAGCTTTGGCTATCAGGTCGATAGTTACGTTTATTTTGTTCCTGTTATAGCAATTTCTCTTATTGTTATGTTGCTCGGAATTATGGTATCTTATCAGTTACAGAGGTTAGCAATGTTAGATGCTTTGAAATCAGTAGATTAA